Proteins from one Camelina sativa cultivar DH55 chromosome 8, Cs, whole genome shotgun sequence genomic window:
- the LOC104706761 gene encoding two-component response regulator-like APRR5: MSSSVEVVEVTMEKTVEAGGGGKLSRRKMRKKDGGGGGGGDGLVKWERFLPKIALRVLLVEADDSTRQIISALLRKCSYRVAAVPDGLKAWEMLKGKPESVDLILTEVDLPSISGYALLTLIMEHDVCKNIPVIMMSTQDSVNSVYKCMLRGAADYLVKPLRRNELRNLWQHVWRRQTPLAPDCFPMDESVGQQKPEGASANNSNGKRDEHLVIGNGGDAQSSCTRPEMEGESADVEVNARDSLQMECAKSQFRETVLANEMQNSSKEAIDFMGASFRRTGQRNKEETVAQYESRIELDLSLRRPNAFSENQSSGDRPSLHPSSASAFSRYVHRPLQTQCSASPIVPDQRKNVAPSQDDNIVIFNQYNSSEPLPNAPRRNDACFYTGEDSPGPPYSNQMNSWPGQSSYPTPMPINNIHFRGPPNTAYASAVAPTSVSPSPSSVSPHEYSSMFHPFNGKPEGLLERDGSMDLDERRYVSSATEHSAIGNHIEKKNEDGYSSSVGKLQQSLQREAALTKFRMKRKDRCFEKKVRYESRKKLAEQRPRIKGQFVRQVQSTEAPQ, translated from the exons ATGAGTAGTAGCGTGGAAGTAGTTGAAGTCACGATGGAGAAAACAGTTGAGGCTGGCGGCGGAGGAAAGTTATCACGGAGGAAGATGCGAAAGAAAGACggcggaggcggaggaggaggcgaTGGTTTGGTGAAGTGGGAGAGGTTTCTTCCTAAAATCGCGTTGAGAGTTTTGCTCGTCGAAGCTGATGATTCGACTAGACAAATTATCTCTGCTCTTCTCAGGAAATGTAGTTACAGAG TTGCTGCTGTACCTGATGGCTTAAAAGCATGGGAGATGTTAAAAGGAAAGCCTGAGAGCGTTGATTTGATATTAACAGAGGTTGATCTACCTTCAATATCTGGATATGCTCTTCTTACACTTATCATGGAGCATGATGTTTGCAAGAACATCCCTGTTATAA tGATGTCGACACAGGACTCGGTGAATTCTGTGTATAAGTGTATGTTGAGAGGTGCGGCGGATTATCTTGTTAAGCCGTTGAGGAGGAATGAGTTGAGAAATCTCTGGCAACATGTCTGGAGACGACAAACT CCACTAGCTCCTGATTGCTTCCCAATGGATGAGAGTGTTGGACAACAGAAACCCGAGGGTGCTTCTGCAAACAATTCAAACGGAAAGAGAGACGAGCATCTTGTAATTGGGAATGGTGGTGATGCTCAG AGCTCGTGTACAAGACCTGAGATGGAAGGAGAGAGTGCAGATGTGGAGGTCAACGCGAGAGACTCATTACAGATGGAGTGCGCAAAGTCTCAGTTTAGGGAGACAGTTCTAGCGAATGAGATGCAGA ACTCGtcgaaagaagccattgatttCATGGGAGCATCGTTTAGAAGAACTGGACAACgtaacaaagaagaaactgtTGCACAATACGAATCTCGGATAGAGCTTGATCTCTCTCTGAGAAGACCAAACGCTTTTTCCGAGAACCAATCTTCTGGAGACCGACCCTCTCTTCATCCTTCTAGTGCCTCAGCTTTCTCACG GTACGTACACAGACCATTGCAGACACAATGCTCAGCTTCTCCTATTGTTCCTGATCAAAGAAAGAACGTTGCGCCAAGTCAAGATGATAATATTGTGATATTCAACCAATACAATTCATCTGAACCGCTTCCAAATGCTCCAAGAAGAAACGATGCCTGCTTCTACACTGGAGAGGACTCACCAGGTCCACCATATAGCAATCAGATGAATTCTTGGCCTGGACAAAGCTCTTACCCAACACCAATGCCCATCAATAATATACACTTCAGGGGTCCTCCTAACACAGCGTATGCATCTGCAGTGGCTCCTACTTCAGTCTCCCCAAGTCCTAGTTCCGTTAGCCCGCATGAATACAGTTCCATGTTTCACCCCTTCAACGGTAAACCCGAGGGTTTGCTAGAGCGGGATGGTTCCATGGACTTAGATGAGAGAAGATACGTCTCTTCTGCAACCGAACATAGTGCAATAGGCAATCACattgagaagaagaacgaaGACGGATACTCGTCGTCAGTTGGGAAACTTCAGCAATCTCTTCAACGGGAAGCCGCTTTAACGAAATTCCGGATGAAGCGTAAGGATagatgttttgagaaaaag GTCCGTTATGAGAGCCGGAAGAAATTGGCAGAGCAACGTCCCCGAATCAAAGGGCAATTCGTTCGTCAAGTCCAATCCACAGAGGCTCCTCAGTGA